The Longimicrobiales bacterium genome has a window encoding:
- a CDS encoding phosphatase PAP2 family protein — protein MHTRIATLLLLLSGLCVPAAGQQIERQPLFSTEDAVWGAGFAGGTLLLIPADQALSGLFRQPAIEENRTLQRTAVIFRDLAFPGAVIGAGAAYAYGLIGDNEGWADVGLHAGTALVTAELATYLVKIVAGRARPYQSPGDALDFELFRGLDYDFQSFPSGHTSAAFAVASALTSEAGIRKPGDQWWIGTLLYSAATLSGVARMYEQQHWASDVLAAAAIGTFAGWKVTQYTHSHGGNELDGIFLRMTIRPGGGMSMIALPRAWSPLAN, from the coding sequence ATGCATACTAGAATCGCGACGCTCTTGCTACTCCTGTCGGGCCTCTGTGTGCCAGCGGCCGGCCAGCAGATCGAGCGCCAGCCCCTGTTTTCCACAGAGGACGCGGTGTGGGGTGCCGGGTTCGCGGGCGGCACGCTCCTGCTCATTCCCGCCGACCAGGCACTGTCAGGGTTGTTTCGCCAGCCCGCGATCGAGGAAAACCGTACGCTCCAGCGCACGGCAGTGATTTTTCGCGACCTCGCCTTTCCCGGTGCCGTGATCGGCGCGGGAGCGGCCTACGCGTATGGGCTGATCGGCGACAATGAGGGCTGGGCCGACGTCGGGCTGCATGCGGGGACGGCCCTGGTCACTGCCGAGCTCGCGACGTACCTGGTCAAGATCGTTGCCGGGCGCGCGAGACCCTATCAGAGCCCGGGCGACGCGCTGGACTTCGAGCTGTTCCGCGGGCTCGACTACGACTTCCAGTCCTTCCCCTCGGGTCATACCAGCGCCGCGTTCGCCGTGGCGTCAGCCCTCACGAGTGAGGCGGGCATCCGCAAGCCTGGCGACCAGTGGTGGATCGGTACGCTGCTCTATTCGGCGGCAACCCTCTCCGGCGTCGCACGCATGTACGAGCAGCAGCACTGGGCGAGCGACGTCCTGGCGGCGGCGGCGATCGGCACGTTTGCGGGCTGGAAGGTCACGCAGTACACGCACAGCCATGGCGGGAACGAGCTGGACGGCATCTTTCTCCGGATGACGATTCGTCCGGGCGGGGGCATGTCCATGATCGCGCTGCCGCGTGCCTGGTCCCCGCTCGCCAACTGA
- a CDS encoding lmo0937 family membrane protein, translating to MLWTIVIILLVLWLLGLVSGYTLGGLLHILLIVAIIVVLIRVIQGRRPV from the coding sequence ATGTTGTGGACGATTGTCATTATTCTGCTGGTGCTGTGGCTGCTCGGACTGGTATCCGGCTACACGCTCGGCGGGCTGCTTCACATCCTGCTGATCGTCGCGATCATCGTTGTCCTGATCCGCGTGATCCAGGGCCGGAGACCCGTCTAG